A segment of the Streptomyces sp. ITFR-21 genome:
GGCGTCCGAGGACCCGATGCTGGTGTTCAACCTGACCGATCAGGTGCGGGAGACGATTCAGCACACCCTGTATGAGCTGCTGGTGCAGCGGCGGTCGGTTTTCTTCTGAGCGGCGGCGGGTCGCGGGGACGTCGCGGTCGGCGGACGGAGTCCGGCGCAGCCGGGTGATGCCTGGGAGACCCCCTGGGACCGAGCAGTGCGAGGGCGGCATCAAGGGGGGCAGCCTGCGGGGCGGGTCGGTGGCGCCCTGTTCGGTAGGGGCCACCGACCGCTTCAGGGGCTACTGGTCGGACTCGTCGTCGCCGCCGAGGCCGAGGCCCGGGAGGAGGCCGGGGAGCAGCGGGGGAAGGACGATGGAATGGTGGGGCGGGGTCTCGGGGCCGCCGGGGGTGTCCGTGGGGGTGGGGGGCGGGCTGGTCGGGGGATTCAGCAGGCCGTCGCCGAAGAGGCCGTGCGGGGTGGCCACGGACGGGGACGGGGTCGCGGTGCCGTTCGGATCGGGTGTGCCGCTGGCCGGGGCCGTGGCCGGCGGGGACGCCGGGTCCGTACCCGTCGGGGTGCCGGCGCCGCCGGACGCCGGATCGCCGCCGCCGTCCTGGGAAGTGGACGGCGCGCCGGAGTCCTTGGGCCGGGGGAGCAGCGACTGGAGCGGGGCGACCTCCTGGTCTATGGCCGCGAACACCGAGGTGACCTGTTCCGAGACGTCGGTGAGCTGGCTGGGCAGCTTGCCGCGCAGATCGCTCCAGCCCTGCCGCTGCGACCGCGAGAAGGAGTTGAGCAGCTCGATCGGCTGGAGCGAGCCGTCGTCCCGGTACGCCTGCGTGAGCAGCCGGTGGCCCTCCGACGCCTCCTGGTGCATGCCGGACAGCGCCTTGCGGACCTCGCCGACCGACTCGTCGTCGAGTTGCCCGCTGCGCCCGCGGTCCATCAGCCGGCGGGCCTCCTGCATCCGCGTGGCGGCCATGTCCAGGTAGACCTCGCCGCGGGAGGCGTCGCCGCCCGCCATGTCCAGCTTGAGGTCCTCCATGCCGCGCTTGAGTCCGTAGAGGTGGTCGCCGGGCAGCGCGTTGGTACTCGCCGCGGCCACCCCGCCGAACGCGCCGGCCGCGACGCCGACGGTGAGGCCGCCGACCGCGAGCCGCCGGGACAGCCGGGCGCCAGGACCGAGCTTGCGCAGCCGGTGGCTGCCCGCCCGGCCGCTGTCGGTGCGCTGCTCCGGGACGCGTCCCGTGCTGGTGAAGCTGCCCTCGGCGATCGCCTGCTCCATCGCCGCGATCAGCTGGGCCCGCTGGACGGTCTTCCGCTCGGCGGCCATCACCGGGCGGGGCCGCGAGCTGAGCTCGGCGGCCAGCGCCAGCATGGCCGCCTGCTCGGGGTCGGCGTGCCGGGCGGCGGCACGCGCGCCGCCGTGGGCCGTGCCGTCCTGCCCGTCGGCGGGCGTACCCGCGCCGCCGGGCTCCTGCGCGGGGTCGACGGCACCGTGCCCGCCGTCGGCCGCCTCGCTGACGGCGGCGTCCTCAACGGCCTGGGCGAAGGCGTTCGCCCGCCGGTGTGCCGTTGCCTGTCCGATCACGGGCGGCACCTCCTCTCGTCATCCACACTCGACTCCCTGCGCCGTCCAGAGGTTGCCCTGCCGGCCGCCATCCATCCGAACGGGTGAAAAGCGATGAGTGGCGCGCGGCACAGAAGTGTCTGCACGTGATGCAACGAGTGCCGGTCCGGTTGGGTTACGCGCACCCGACGAGCGGACCGCGGACGATCGGACCAGGGAGGACCGGACCGCCGTCCGTCCGGCCGCGGCGGGACGTGGACACCGCGGACCGCCCGTCCTCACCGCGCGTCCTCCGGCAGCAGCCGGGCCAGGGTGCGGACCGCCCGGTACTGGAGGGTCTTGATCGCGCCCTCGTTCTTGCCCATCACCCGGGCCGTCTCGGCGACCGAGAGCCCCTGCAGGAAGCGCAGTGTCACGCACTCCTGCTGCTGCGGGTTGAGCTTGCGGACGGCGGTCAGCAGCGCCTCGTTGGACAGCGACTCCAGGACGGAGTCCTCGGGGCTGCGCTCGACCTCGTTGGCGTCGAGCATCTCGCCGGTGGTCACCTCAAGCCGGAAACGGCTCGACTTGAAGTGGTCGGCGACCAGATTGCGGGCGATGGTGACCAGCCAGGCGCCGAAGTCGCGGCCCTGCCAGGTGAAGGTGCCGATCCGGCGCAGGGCGCGCAGGAAGGTCTCGCTGGTCAGGTCCTCGGCGGTCGCCTTGGAGCCGACCCGGTAGTAGATGTACCGGTAGACGGTGTCGCTGTAGTGGTCGTAGAGCCGGCCGAACGCCTCGGTCTCGCCGTCCTGGGCCCGTTCGACCAGGTCCATCATGCGGCCGCTGTCGGTGTCGGAGGCGGGTCGGCGGGCGTGGGCGCCCTGGGCGGTGGCCGCGCCGTCGCGGTCGGCGTGGGCGGAGCTGTTGCGGGTGCGTCTGCCTGCGGCTGTGCTGACTTCGGCGAGGGCGTAGGCCGGGCCGGGGACGAGGGGACCGGACGTGGCGAGGGTGGGCATGGCGTACGCGGGGACCGTGCGCATGAGGCGGTCAAGCACCAGTGCGCGCAACGCAGCCAGGCCGGAGGTGTCAACCCCGTCGTGTGGGTACACGGGACTCCCAGAGGCAGAACTTCCATCACGTGCAGTACGGGACCGTTCACCCGTCGTGCTGACGTGTGGGTACCGGATTGCGTCTGAGGAGAATAACGCTTCGTACAGGCGACGCTACACCGAGTTGTGCAATTCGCCGTTTCCGTTGCTTCGGCGATGGATTGGCGATCGATCAATTATCGAACAGGGCATGCGAGTTGACCACTTCTGCCGGTGAAGTGGCGGCGGAGAGTACGTGTTGTGGCCATGTGCCGAACGGGGGCGCGGGCGCGCGGCCCGGCCGTCCCGCCGACCCGAAGTCGGCGGCGGCGGTGCCGGATCGCCGCGCCCGGGTCAGCGGCGGCGGCGCTGGACGGCCACGCCGGCCAGTACGCCGCCGGCGATCGCGCCCATGCCCGCGGCGGCGGGCAGCCCGATCCGTACCGCCTTGCGGCCGGTGCGGTAGTCCCGCAGCCGCCAGCCCTGGGCACGGGCGTGCCTGCGCAGCCGGCTGTCGGGGTTGATCGCGTAGGGGTGGCCGACCAGGGACAGTATCGGGATGTCGTTGGCGGAGTCGCTGTACGCGGCGCACCGCGACAGGTCCAGGCCCTCGGCGGCGGCCAGCGCCCGTACCGCCTCGGCCTTGGCCGGGCCGTGCAGCGGCTCGCCGACCAGCCGTCCGGTGTAGACGCCCCCGACGGACTCGGCGACCGTGCCGAGCGCGCCGGTCAGGCCGAGCCGGCGGGCGATGATGGTGGCGGTCTCCACGGGCGCGGCGGTGACCAGCCAGACCCGCTGCCCGGCGTCCAGGTGGGCCTGGGCGAGCGCGCGGGTGCCGGGCCAGATCCTGCCGGCCATGTACTCGTCGTAGATCTCCTCGCCGATGGACATCAGTTCCTCGACGCGGTGGCCCTTGACGATGGACAGCGCGCTGTCGCGGGCTTCCCGCATGTGCCCGGGGTCCTCGGCGCCGGCCAGCCGGAAGTACGCCTGCTGCCAGGCGAACCGCACCAGGTCCCGCTTGTCGAAGAACTTCCGCCGGTACAGGCCGCGGCTGAAGTGGAAGAGCGCCGCACCCTGCATGACGGTGTTGTCCAGGTCGAAGAACGCCGCCGCCCGCGCGTCGCCGGCCACCGGGAACTCCGGCTCGGCGCGGCCGGCGGACGGGTCGGCGGTCGCCGCCCCCGCCGGGTCCAGATCCCCAAGCCGCGGTTTCGTCGCCAGCGCGGACTCCGCGGCCGCGGCGGCGGCCTCGCCCGCCGGGACACTCCGCCCGGTGACGTACTGCTTACGCGTGGTGAGCCATCTGGGTGCGGCCATGGCGCGAGCATAGCCACCGGGGGCGGCCGGACCGGAGCGGCCACGTTGCGGGCGCCTTAACGCCACGCGTCACAATGGCGCGTATGAGCACTTCGACGACCGGTTCCCGGACGGTGACGCTGATCGGCAAGCCCGGCTGCCATCTGTGCGACGAGGCACGGGCGGTGGTCGAGAAGGTCGCCGCCGAGACCGGCGCGGCGGTGGAGGAGCGGGACATCCTGTGCGACCGGGAGCTGTACGACCGGTACTGGGAGCAGATCCCGGTGGTGCTGGTCGACGGCGAGCAGCACACGTTCTGGCGGGTGGACGAGCGGCGGCTGCGGGCGGCCCTCACCGACTGACGGCGGGCGGCGGCGGGCGGTGCGCCGCGCGGGGCGGCCGTACGTGAATTTGGGCACGAGCCCCTGCCCGGTCCGGGCGCGGACCGCCCGGCCCGCGCCCGGGTCCGTGCCAAAGGCGGATCCCGGTCGTGCTGAGACCGTTACCCGCGGTCGCACGCGTTTCGACTAGCATCGGGGTCGATTTGTACACCCCGGGGGCGATGCGTGAGGAGTGTGACCACGTGCTCTCGGGCCGCAGCCCGTCCGCGTACGGCTATGCCGTGGTGGACCTGGAGGCGACCGGTTCGTCCTCGCACCGGCACCGGGTGATCGAGATCGCCGTGGTGCTGCTCGACCGCGATCTGGTCCCGCAGGGCGAGTTCGCCACCCTGATCGACCCCCAGGGCCCGGTCG
Coding sequences within it:
- a CDS encoding DUF5667 domain-containing protein produces the protein MIGQATAHRRANAFAQAVEDAAVSEAADGGHGAVDPAQEPGGAGTPADGQDGTAHGGARAAARHADPEQAAMLALAAELSSRPRPVMAAERKTVQRAQLIAAMEQAIAEGSFTSTGRVPEQRTDSGRAGSHRLRKLGPGARLSRRLAVGGLTVGVAAGAFGGVAAASTNALPGDHLYGLKRGMEDLKLDMAGGDASRGEVYLDMAATRMQEARRLMDRGRSGQLDDESVGEVRKALSGMHQEASEGHRLLTQAYRDDGSLQPIELLNSFSRSQRQGWSDLRGKLPSQLTDVSEQVTSVFAAIDQEVAPLQSLLPRPKDSGAPSTSQDGGGDPASGGAGTPTGTDPASPPATAPASGTPDPNGTATPSPSVATPHGLFGDGLLNPPTSPPPTPTDTPGGPETPPHHSIVLPPLLPGLLPGLGLGGDDESDQ
- a CDS encoding ECF subfamily RNA polymerase sigma factor, BldN family, translating into MYPHDGVDTSGLAALRALVLDRLMRTVPAYAMPTLATSGPLVPGPAYALAEVSTAAGRRTRNSSAHADRDGAATAQGAHARRPASDTDSGRMMDLVERAQDGETEAFGRLYDHYSDTVYRYIYYRVGSKATAEDLTSETFLRALRRIGTFTWQGRDFGAWLVTIARNLVADHFKSSRFRLEVTTGEMLDANEVERSPEDSVLESLSNEALLTAVRKLNPQQQECVTLRFLQGLSVAETARVMGKNEGAIKTLQYRAVRTLARLLPEDAR
- a CDS encoding glutaredoxin family protein is translated as MSTSTTGSRTVTLIGKPGCHLCDEARAVVEKVAAETGAAVEERDILCDRELYDRYWEQIPVVLVDGEQHTFWRVDERRLRAALTD
- a CDS encoding HAD family hydrolase, with the translated sequence MAAPRWLTTRKQYVTGRSVPAGEAAAAAAESALATKPRLGDLDPAGAATADPSAGRAEPEFPVAGDARAAAFFDLDNTVMQGAALFHFSRGLYRRKFFDKRDLVRFAWQQAYFRLAGAEDPGHMREARDSALSIVKGHRVEELMSIGEEIYDEYMAGRIWPGTRALAQAHLDAGQRVWLVTAAPVETATIIARRLGLTGALGTVAESVGGVYTGRLVGEPLHGPAKAEAVRALAAAEGLDLSRCAAYSDSANDIPILSLVGHPYAINPDSRLRRHARAQGWRLRDYRTGRKAVRIGLPAAAGMGAIAGGVLAGVAVQRRRR